A DNA window from Aminipila luticellarii contains the following coding sequences:
- a CDS encoding basic amino acid/polyamine antiporter, with amino-acid sequence MNNDSSNVGTKQLGLIRLTGIIIGSTIGGGVFSMAGDMAAGGANTAAVLAGWAICGVGMFGLMMCFFGLNKIKPELTNGIYSYAREGFGDFIGFNSAWGYWISALLCNVAYTTLLFAAIGYFFPIFEEGNNLLSIVCASVVIWILNFLVLRGVKEASAINIVTTIAKIIPIFVFILTVIVIRAFDPAIFMSNFWGEAGGPSFLEQIKATTGATVWAFIGVEGAVVVSARAKKSSDVGKASLIGFLGLLAIYVLTCVLSMGIMTRAELAELGNPPMAAIFESVVGPWGGALINLGVILSLVGALLGWTIIAAETPFMAAKLGVFTEAFAKENKHGSPSFSLFMTNGIIQLFLIVIFFQASTYQVFYNLSASMIMIPYLLSALYYLKVVLKKDGLENSTGSQMLAARVFSVLGTIYGFWMLYSSGVMSLLVTSILYAPGILVYIKGKKEKNQEVFGHPINLVIAIILAALAVLAIVLIAMGVYSPL; translated from the coding sequence ATGAATAACGACAGTAGTAATGTAGGCACAAAACAGCTCGGCCTGATAAGGCTGACTGGTATCATCATTGGTTCCACCATTGGTGGCGGCGTATTCAGTATGGCAGGCGATATGGCAGCAGGCGGCGCGAACACTGCGGCTGTATTAGCTGGATGGGCTATCTGCGGCGTAGGTATGTTTGGTCTTATGATGTGTTTCTTCGGATTGAACAAGATTAAACCAGAACTAACAAACGGCATTTATAGTTACGCAAGAGAAGGTTTTGGAGACTTTATAGGCTTCAACTCCGCATGGGGCTACTGGATCAGTGCTCTGCTCTGCAATGTGGCCTATACCACGCTTTTATTTGCAGCGATAGGCTATTTTTTCCCGATTTTCGAGGAAGGCAATAATTTACTTTCGATTGTTTGCGCATCTGTAGTGATCTGGATTTTAAATTTCCTGGTTCTCAGAGGTGTAAAGGAAGCTTCCGCTATCAATATCGTTACGACGATTGCGAAGATTATCCCGATTTTCGTATTTATCCTAACGGTAATTGTTATCAGAGCTTTTGATCCTGCTATCTTCATGTCAAACTTCTGGGGCGAAGCGGGCGGACCTTCTTTCCTGGAGCAGATCAAAGCAACTACCGGAGCAACGGTATGGGCCTTTATCGGAGTAGAAGGAGCGGTTGTTGTTTCCGCCAGAGCGAAGAAATCTTCTGATGTAGGAAAAGCTTCTCTGATTGGTTTCTTGGGCTTACTTGCCATTTATGTATTGACTTGCGTTTTGAGCATGGGCATTATGACCAGAGCAGAACTGGCAGAACTGGGAAATCCGCCAATGGCAGCGATCTTTGAATCTGTAGTTGGACCTTGGGGCGGCGCATTAATCAATTTAGGCGTTATTCTGTCCCTTGTAGGTGCACTTTTAGGCTGGACCATCATAGCTGCTGAAACTCCTTTCATGGCAGCAAAGCTTGGTGTTTTCACAGAAGCCTTTGCCAAGGAGAATAAACATGGATCTCCTTCATTCTCCCTGTTTATGACAAACGGAATCATTCAGTTGTTCCTGATCGTAATCTTTTTCCAGGCTTCTACATATCAGGTATTCTATAACCTATCAGCCAGCATGATTATGATTCCATATTTGCTGAGTGCGTTGTATTACCTGAAAGTCGTTTTGAAAAAAGACGGTTTAGAGAATTCTACCGGCTCTCAGATGCTTGCGGCAAGAGTATTCTCTGTATTGGGAACCATTTATGGATTTTGGATGCTGTACTCCAGCGGCGTAATGAGCTTACTGGTAACGTCTATCCTGTATGCACCGGGCATCCTGGTGTATATAAAGGGTAAGAAAGAAAAGAATCAGGAAGTTTTCGGCCATCCAATCAATTTGGTCATTGCCATTATACTGGCAGCCTTAGCGGTTCTTGCAATCGTTCTGATCGCAATGGGTGTGTACAGTCCGCTATAG
- a CDS encoding acyl-CoA thioesterase, producing MKNRQIIMSQVMLPNQANVAGNVHGGEIMKFMDTTAGAVAMKYSKSNCVTARVDELEFHLPIFVGALVTCTATVVYVGRTSMEVFVNVEVEDLESDNGPQKALSAYFTMVAMGKNGKPQTVPEYIPETEEEIQRHEEAKIRVQEHKEKKMKRLK from the coding sequence ATGAAAAACAGACAGATTATTATGAGCCAAGTAATGCTTCCCAACCAGGCAAATGTGGCAGGAAACGTACACGGCGGCGAAATCATGAAGTTTATGGATACGACGGCCGGTGCTGTAGCCATGAAATATTCCAAAAGTAATTGTGTAACAGCAAGAGTGGATGAATTGGAATTTCATCTGCCTATCTTTGTGGGAGCACTGGTAACCTGTACCGCAACCGTGGTATATGTAGGAAGAACCTCTATGGAGGTATTTGTAAATGTGGAGGTAGAAGATTTAGAATCCGATAACGGTCCCCAGAAGGCATTATCCGCATACTTTACCATGGTAGCAATGGGTAAAAATGGAAAACCCCAGACAGTTCCCGAATATATACCGGAGACGGAAGAGGAAATACAGCGGCATGAAGAAGCCAAAATCAGAGTTCAGGAGCATAAGGAAAAGAAAATGAAAAGATTAAAATAA
- a CDS encoding cation diffusion facilitator family transporter, with protein sequence MNKKLHLEKRILKISIVGSIVFMLAEGVMAYITRSNSILMDCIFDTADLIMVGPFLMLIPLLYKPVTEKHPYGYSQVESLFVIIKCVILLLITAQVMFYSIHIIFKGGNHVNGGVIAAFEMALSAGCILIYAILRHYNRMFSSPSIKADLYMWRMDIINSLGVGLTFTVQSTMDGTGFSWLIPYVDPIVAIVMAIVFSIEPVRMVINGIKNLVLFAPEEEIMDSIRNVINKHLENYPYTVNFLDVIQTGRKAWVGVYLKAESDCIRISQLKQAHAEIKKELTQHFDQIYIELIPESFE encoded by the coding sequence GTGAACAAAAAGCTTCATTTGGAAAAAAGGATTTTAAAGATATCTATAGTGGGAAGTATCGTTTTTATGCTGGCAGAGGGTGTGATGGCCTATATTACCAGATCGAACTCCATTTTAATGGACTGTATATTTGATACGGCGGATTTAATCATGGTAGGCCCTTTCCTGATGTTGATTCCCCTATTGTATAAACCGGTCACAGAAAAGCACCCCTATGGATATTCTCAAGTGGAGTCTCTTTTTGTGATTATTAAGTGCGTCATTTTACTGCTGATAACGGCACAGGTGATGTTTTACAGCATTCACATCATATTCAAAGGCGGAAATCACGTAAATGGCGGCGTAATAGCAGCTTTTGAAATGGCATTGTCCGCAGGATGCATCCTAATCTATGCTATTTTGCGCCATTACAATCGCATGTTTTCTTCTCCCTCCATCAAGGCAGACCTTTATATGTGGCGGATGGACATCATTAACAGTCTGGGTGTGGGTTTGACCTTTACCGTACAAAGCACTATGGACGGAACGGGGTTCAGCTGGCTGATTCCCTATGTGGATCCCATCGTTGCCATTGTTATGGCCATTGTTTTCAGCATTGAACCGGTTCGCATGGTGATAAACGGCATCAAAAATTTGGTACTTTTTGCTCCGGAGGAAGAGATTATGGATTCTATCCGAAATGTGATCAATAAGCATCTGGAAAACTATCCGTATACGGTGAACTTTCTAGATGTGATCCAGACGGGGAGAAAGGCATGGGTCGGAGTGTACCTTAAGGCGGAAAGTGATTGCATAAGGATCAGCCAGCTGAAACAGGCCCATGCTGAGATAAAGAAGGAACTTACACAACATTTCGATCAAATCTATATAGAATTGATACCGGAAAGTTTTGAATAG
- the larC gene encoding nickel pincer cofactor biosynthesis protein LarC: MSKILYLECYSGISGDMTVGALLDLGADRDVLEKALRSLQVGGYSLHFGRTKKCGIDAYDFDVSLEEEEEHGEHGEHQHHEHLHHHGHHSHTHRNIEDIHHIIDRMDAGNKVKVLSKKIFNIVAEAESAAHGIPVEEVHFHEVGAIDSIVDILSTAICIDNLGIDQVIVSTLWEGQGFVTCQHGIIPVPTPAAAHIISKHALKLKQTENQGEMVTPTGAAIAAALNSGKSLPSEYCIKKIGIGAGKKDFPHANILRAMIIETARPNKEWKDTDAQSDEMWKLETNMDDCSGEAMGFTLECLLSAGAADAWYTPAYMKKNRPAYTLQVLCREEQIEEMQDLIFSHTTTVGIRRTKFQRTVLKREIKQVSTPYGEVSVKVCRHREQVYLYPEYEDIKKICLSQNKEYKTVYQEIIEYCKLHGNL; this comes from the coding sequence ATGAGTAAAATATTATATCTGGAATGTTATTCTGGTATAAGCGGGGATATGACAGTCGGTGCTCTGCTGGATCTGGGAGCAGACCGGGACGTACTGGAGAAAGCTCTTCGGAGTTTACAGGTTGGGGGGTATTCCCTGCACTTTGGGCGGACTAAAAAATGCGGAATTGACGCATATGATTTTGACGTTTCTCTGGAAGAGGAAGAAGAACATGGTGAGCATGGTGAACATCAGCACCATGAGCACCTGCATCATCATGGACATCATTCCCATACCCATAGAAATATAGAGGACATCCATCACATCATAGATCGAATGGACGCCGGCAATAAAGTGAAGGTTCTATCAAAAAAAATATTTAACATTGTGGCGGAAGCCGAATCAGCAGCCCACGGAATTCCCGTGGAGGAAGTACATTTTCACGAGGTGGGAGCTATTGATTCCATTGTGGACATTCTTAGTACGGCAATCTGTATTGACAATTTAGGGATTGATCAAGTCATTGTATCAACTCTGTGGGAGGGTCAAGGCTTTGTCACATGCCAGCACGGGATTATACCGGTGCCTACGCCGGCTGCGGCTCATATTATTTCAAAACACGCACTGAAATTAAAACAGACTGAAAACCAGGGGGAGATGGTGACGCCTACGGGAGCAGCTATCGCAGCCGCTTTGAACAGCGGGAAATCACTTCCTTCGGAATATTGCATTAAAAAAATCGGAATCGGAGCAGGGAAAAAGGATTTCCCTCACGCCAATATTCTTAGGGCTATGATTATTGAGACTGCCCGCCCAAATAAGGAATGGAAGGATACAGATGCTCAATCGGACGAAATGTGGAAGCTGGAAACCAACATGGATGATTGCAGCGGAGAGGCCATGGGATTTACCTTGGAGTGCTTATTGAGCGCAGGGGCAGCAGATGCATGGTACACGCCTGCTTATATGAAGAAGAACAGGCCTGCTTATACGCTTCAAGTATTGTGCAGGGAGGAACAGATTGAGGAAATGCAGGATCTTATTTTTTCCCACACAACCACTGTAGGAATCCGCAGGACTAAATTCCAGCGGACTGTTCTGAAACGGGAGATCAAACAAGTAAGTACTCCGTACGGAGAAGTATCGGTAAAGGTATGCCGGCATCGGGAACAAGTTTATTTGTATCCGGAGTATGAAGACATAAAGAAAATTTGTTTGTCGCAGAACAAAGAGTATAAAACAGTGTATCAGGAAATAATAGAATATTGCAAGCTCCACGGGAATCTCTGA
- a CDS encoding type IV toxin-antitoxin system AbiEi family antitoxin domain-containing protein, producing the protein MNDYKEIQRLLEENKGYITTAQVTAAGIQRRVLAELIVEKRIYRVARGLYALPETWEDEMYFLQSRFSKGIFSNETALYLHGLSDRTPISYTLTFPHGYNAAGLKEQNVKAKFVITEIYSLGIMEKLSPCGNLLRVYDVERTLCDIVKGRNACDIQLVNQAMKAYAVCKERDMAKLLAYAEQLRVKPKILKYMEVLL; encoded by the coding sequence TTGAATGATTACAAAGAAATCCAAAGGTTGCTGGAAGAAAACAAAGGCTATATAACCACGGCGCAGGTAACGGCGGCAGGAATTCAGCGTCGGGTGCTTGCTGAACTTATAGTAGAGAAACGCATTTATCGCGTGGCACGAGGCCTTTATGCCCTGCCGGAAACGTGGGAGGACGAGATGTATTTCCTGCAATCTCGTTTTTCAAAAGGAATTTTTTCAAATGAAACAGCCCTGTATCTGCATGGGCTTTCTGATCGGACACCGATCAGCTACACCTTGACCTTTCCACATGGGTATAATGCAGCGGGACTGAAAGAACAAAATGTAAAAGCGAAATTTGTAATAACCGAGATCTACAGTTTGGGCATTATGGAGAAGTTGTCACCTTGCGGAAATCTACTCCGTGTCTACGATGTTGAGCGGACATTGTGTGACATTGTAAAAGGCAGAAACGCCTGTGATATTCAGCTTGTGAATCAGGCGATGAAAGCTTATGCGGTCTGTAAAGAAAGGGACATGGCAAAGTTGTTGGCTTACGCCGAGCAACTGCGTGTGAAGCCTAAAATATTAAAATATATGGAGGTTCTGTTATGA